A part of Lacinutrix sp. 5H-3-7-4 genomic DNA contains:
- the mscL gene encoding large conductance mechanosensitive channel protein MscL: MLKEFKDFIMTGNVIDLAVAVILAGAVGMVVNGFVSDIMMPIIGNFAGGVDFADLKYVLSPATVGADGAVTKPENAIMYGKWINSIINLIIVGFVLFMIVKAYNKTKTPPAPAAPAGPSELDILKEIRDALKK; the protein is encoded by the coding sequence ATGCTTAAAGAATTTAAGGATTTTATTATGACAGGAAATGTCATAGATTTAGCTGTAGCAGTTATTCTTGCTGGAGCAGTAGGAATGGTAGTAAATGGCTTTGTATCTGATATTATGATGCCAATAATTGGTAACTTTGCCGGTGGTGTAGATTTTGCCGATTTAAAATATGTATTATCTCCAGCTACTGTAGGAGCAGATGGAGCAGTTACAAAACCAGAAAACGCTATAATGTATGGTAAATGGATTAACTCAATAATAAATTTAATAATAGTTGGTTTTGTGTTATTCATGATTGTTAAAGCATACAATAAAACAAAAACTCCTCCAGCACCTGCTGCACCTGCAGGACCATCAGAGTTAGATATATTAAAAGAAATTAGAGACGCTTTAAAGAAGTAA
- a CDS encoding aspartate-semialdehyde dehydrogenase — translation MKLAVVGVTGMVGEVMRKVLEERNFEITEFIPVASERSVGKKITFKNQEHTIISMEDAVAKKPDVALFSAGGNTSLEWAPKFAAVGTTVIDNSSAWRMDQDKKLVVPEINATNLSETDKIIANPNCSTIQMVMALAPLHKKYKIKRIVVSTYQSISGTGVKAVKQLENEMAGVKGEMAYPYPIHKNAIPHCDVFEENGYTKEEMKLVRETQKILDDKSIAVTATAVRIPTSGGHSEAINVEFENDFNLTEVREILNATDGVTLQDNVDVNTYPMPLYANGKDDVFVGRLRRDGSLPNTLNMWVVSDNLRKGAATNTVQIAEYLVKNNLI, via the coding sequence ATGAAATTAGCCGTAGTAGGAGTCACTGGAATGGTAGGAGAAGTGATGCGTAAAGTTCTGGAAGAACGCAATTTTGAAATTACAGAGTTTATACCTGTAGCATCAGAAAGATCTGTAGGTAAAAAAATCACTTTTAAAAATCAAGAACATACTATTATTAGTATGGAAGACGCTGTAGCAAAAAAACCAGATGTAGCTTTATTTTCAGCAGGCGGAAACACATCTCTAGAATGGGCGCCAAAGTTTGCAGCTGTAGGTACAACAGTTATAGATAATTCTTCAGCATGGAGAATGGATCAAGATAAAAAATTAGTAGTACCAGAAATAAATGCTACAAACCTTTCAGAAACCGATAAAATTATAGCAAACCCTAATTGCTCTACTATACAAATGGTAATGGCATTAGCGCCGCTTCATAAAAAATATAAAATAAAACGTATTGTTGTTTCTACATACCAATCTATTTCAGGAACAGGAGTTAAAGCTGTTAAACAATTAGAAAATGAAATGGCAGGAGTTAAAGGTGAAATGGCCTATCCTTATCCAATTCATAAAAATGCAATTCCACATTGTGATGTTTTCGAAGAAAATGGGTACACAAAAGAAGAAATGAAACTAGTGCGTGAAACACAAAAAATTCTTGACGATAAATCAATAGCTGTAACAGCTACAGCAGTAAGAATTCCAACTTCTGGTGGACATAGTGAAGCTATAAATGTAGAGTTTGAAAACGATTTTAATTTAACCGAGGTAAGAGAAATATTAAATGCTACAGATGGTGTAACATTACAAGATAATGTAGATGTTAATACCTACCCAATGCCATTATATGCAAACGGGAAAGATGATGTTTTTGTTGGACGTTTGCGTCGTGATGGATCATTGCCAAACACATTAAATATGTGGGTTGTTAGTGATAATTTAAGAAAAGGAGCTGCAACAAACACAGTACAAATTGCAGAATACTTAGTAAAAAATAATCTTATATAG
- a CDS encoding prolyl oligopeptidase family protein, whose amino-acid sequence MKKVAFSLIILLVIMSCKEEEKSRKEITVNYPETKTVDTVNNYFGTEVKDPYRWLEDDRSEETKSWVQSQNKATFGYLDNIPFREELKSRLEKLWNYEKVGAPFKEGDYTYFYKNNGLQNQYVIYRYKTGEDPKTATVFLDPNTFKDDGTISLGGTSFSKNGKILAYAISEGGSDWRKILVMNTETKEIIEDTIVDVKFSGMSWYKNEGFYYSSYDKPKGSELSAKTDQHKMYYHKLGTPQKEDKLVFGNTPEEKHRYVYGGVTEDDRYLLISPKTSTSGNKLYIKDLENPNKPLVEILGNTNSDTYLIENEGSKLFLVTNLNAPNKKIVTVDAANPTPENWKDFIPETENVLSPSTAGGYFFAEYMVDAVSKVMQYDYNGKIVREVKLPGVGSAGGFGAKKEEKELYYSFTNYVTPGSIYKYNIEAGTSELFRKPTIDFNPEDYESNQVFYTSKDGTKVPMIITHKKGLELNGKNPTILYGYGGFNISLTPSFSITNAVWMEQGGVYAVPNLRGGGEYGKEWHDAGTQLKKQNVFDDFIAAAEYLIDNNYTSSNYLAIRGGSNGGLLVGATMTQRPDLMKVALPAVGVLDMLRYHTFTAGAGWAYDYGTAEDNKGMFDYLKGYSPLHNIKEGIQYPATLVTTGDHDDRVVPAHSFKFAAELQSKQAGNNPTLIRIETDAGHGAGTPVSKTIEQYADIYGFTLYNMGFDVLPSKMKEEFKD is encoded by the coding sequence ATGAAAAAAGTAGCATTTAGCTTAATAATACTATTAGTAATAATGTCTTGTAAAGAAGAAGAAAAATCTAGAAAAGAAATTACTGTAAACTATCCAGAAACAAAAACAGTAGATACTGTAAATAATTACTTTGGCACAGAGGTAAAAGATCCATACCGCTGGCTAGAAGACGACAGAAGTGAAGAAACAAAATCATGGGTACAAAGTCAAAACAAAGCTACATTTGGTTACTTAGATAATATACCTTTTCGTGAAGAATTAAAATCACGACTAGAAAAACTATGGAACTACGAAAAAGTTGGAGCACCATTTAAAGAAGGTGATTACACTTATTTTTATAAAAATAACGGCCTGCAAAACCAATATGTAATTTACCGTTATAAAACTGGTGAAGACCCAAAAACTGCAACTGTATTTTTAGATCCAAATACATTTAAAGACGATGGTACTATTTCTTTAGGAGGTACAAGTTTCTCTAAGAACGGGAAAATTTTGGCTTACGCTATTTCTGAAGGAGGAAGCGACTGGAGAAAAATTTTGGTAATGAATACCGAAACAAAAGAAATAATAGAAGACACTATAGTAGATGTTAAGTTTAGCGGTATGTCTTGGTATAAAAACGAAGGGTTTTATTACTCAAGTTACGATAAACCAAAAGGTAGTGAATTGTCTGCAAAAACAGACCAACATAAAATGTATTACCATAAGTTAGGGACGCCTCAAAAAGAAGATAAATTAGTTTTTGGTAATACACCAGAAGAAAAACATAGATACGTTTACGGAGGCGTAACAGAAGACGACCGTTATTTATTAATAAGTCCAAAAACATCAACATCTGGAAATAAACTTTATATAAAAGATTTAGAAAACCCAAATAAGCCATTAGTGGAAATTTTAGGAAATACAAATAGCGATACCTATTTAATAGAAAACGAAGGCAGTAAGTTGTTTCTAGTAACTAATTTAAATGCACCAAATAAAAAAATAGTTACTGTAGACGCTGCAAACCCAACACCAGAAAACTGGAAAGATTTTATTCCAGAAACAGAAAATGTTTTAAGCCCATCTACTGCTGGTGGTTACTTTTTTGCAGAATACATGGTAGATGCTGTTTCAAAAGTTATGCAATACGATTATAACGGTAAAATAGTAAGAGAAGTAAAATTACCAGGCGTTGGTAGTGCAGGAGGCTTTGGTGCTAAAAAAGAAGAAAAAGAACTATACTATTCTTTTACAAACTATGTTACACCTGGAAGTATATATAAATATAATATAGAAGCAGGAACATCAGAGTTGTTTAGAAAACCAACAATAGACTTTAATCCAGAAGATTATGAAAGTAATCAAGTATTTTATACATCTAAAGATGGAACAAAAGTACCTATGATTATAACACATAAAAAAGGATTAGAATTAAACGGAAAGAACCCAACAATTTTATATGGTTATGGAGGTTTCAACATAAGCTTAACACCAAGCTTTAGTATTACAAATGCTGTTTGGATGGAGCAAGGTGGTGTTTATGCTGTTCCTAATCTTCGTGGTGGTGGAGAATATGGAAAAGAATGGCATGATGCAGGTACACAATTAAAAAAGCAAAATGTATTTGATGATTTTATCGCTGCCGCGGAATACCTAATCGATAACAATTATACATCATCTAATTATTTAGCAATTCGTGGTGGTTCTAACGGTGGTTTATTAGTTGGAGCGACAATGACACAACGTCCAGATTTAATGAAAGTAGCATTGCCAGCAGTTGGTGTGTTAGACATGTTACGTTACCACACATTTACAGCTGGAGCAGGTTGGGCGTACGATTATGGCACTGCAGAAGACAACAAAGGAATGTTTGATTATTTAAAAGGATATTCGCCGTTGCACAACATAAAAGAAGGTATTCAATATCCAGCAACACTTGTAACTACAGGTGATCATGACGATAGAGTAGTGCCAGCACATAGTTTTAAATTTGCGGCAGAATTACAAAGCAAACAAGCAGGAAATAATCCAACACTTATTCGCATAGAAACAGATGCAGGACATGGTGCAGGAACTCCTGTTAGTAAAACCATAGAACAATATGCAGATATTTATGGCTTTACATTATATAATATGGGATTTGATGTACTACCTAGTAAAATGAAAGAAGAATTTAAAGATTAA
- the alr gene encoding alanine racemase encodes MPKAHETTLEIDLKALKHNVGYIKSKLSKDTKFLAVIKAFAYGSDALEIAKYLENLNVDYFAVAYTNEGVALRDAGIETPILVLHPQPENFKTIIERCLEPNIYSQRVLKSFIAVAENLKQNNYPIHIKYNSGLNRLGFNVNDIEAINKTLKQTAAIKVKSLFSHLAASEDLNEREFTLNQIHNFKTFANTLTKALNYKVLLHQSNTSGILNYPEAHFSMVRCGIGLYGFANDNAYNKNLIPIATLKTIISQIHTLNVGESLGYNRAFKASKITKTATLPIGHADGIGRQYGNGKGFVYVNEQKAYIVGNVCMDMIMVDVTDIDCKEGDEVIIFGPKHKINSLTKTVDTIPYELLTAVSQRIKRAFYR; translated from the coding sequence ATGCCTAAAGCGCACGAAACTACACTAGAAATAGATTTAAAAGCATTAAAACATAATGTAGGCTATATAAAATCTAAACTTTCTAAAGACACTAAATTTTTAGCTGTAATAAAAGCTTTTGCATACGGTAGTGATGCTTTAGAAATCGCAAAATATTTAGAAAATTTAAATGTAGATTATTTTGCAGTCGCTTACACAAATGAAGGTGTTGCTTTAAGAGATGCAGGAATAGAGACGCCAATTTTAGTTTTACATCCACAGCCAGAAAACTTTAAAACTATTATAGAGCGTTGTTTAGAACCTAATATTTATTCTCAAAGAGTATTAAAAAGTTTTATCGCTGTAGCGGAAAATTTAAAACAAAACAATTACCCAATACATATAAAATACAATAGTGGGTTAAACAGGCTTGGTTTTAATGTTAACGACATTGAAGCAATAAACAAAACATTAAAACAAACAGCTGCTATAAAAGTAAAATCACTTTTTTCACATTTAGCAGCAAGCGAAGATCTTAATGAAAGAGAGTTTACTTTAAATCAAATACATAACTTTAAAACCTTTGCCAATACTTTAACCAAAGCATTAAATTATAAAGTATTATTACACCAAAGCAATACCTCTGGGATTTTAAATTATCCCGAAGCACATTTTAGTATGGTTAGATGTGGTATTGGTCTCTATGGTTTTGCTAATGATAATGCATACAATAAAAATTTAATACCTATTGCAACCTTAAAAACTATAATTTCTCAAATACACACGTTAAATGTAGGAGAAAGTTTAGGTTATAACCGTGCGTTTAAAGCAAGTAAAATTACAAAAACAGCAACTTTACCAATAGGTCATGCCGATGGTATTGGAAGGCAATATGGAAACGGAAAAGGATTTGTTTACGTAAATGAACAAAAAGCATACATTGTAGGAAATGTTTGTATGGACATGATTATGGTAGACGTTACAGATATTGACTGTAAAGAAGGTGACGAAGTCATAATTTTTGGTCCAAAACATAAAATTAACAGCCTTACTAAAACAGTTGATACCATACCTTACGAATTACTTACAGCGGTATCTCAACGAATAAAAAGAGCTTTTTATCGATAA